In Halorhabdus tiamatea SARL4B, a genomic segment contains:
- the rnz gene encoding ribonuclease Z: MRVTFLGTSGAVPTTERNPSAVMVRREGERLLFDCGEGTQRQMMHFGTGFDVAHIFVSHMHGDHVLGIPGLLQTMDFNDREDPLAIHAPHGTRSRLEDLISATGDRPSYPLRITQNGPGDVVLDAEGYEVRAVETEHRTQSIGYALVEDDRKGRFDREKAEHELGISPGPKYSKLHAGEAVEHDGRTIQPEEVVGPPRPGRTVVYTGDTRPVGAVLEASEDADLLIHDATFGDDRAERAQRTGHSTAREAGSLAAEADVKRLALTHISTRYAGQGDRLQREAREAFGDAAFVASDGQAVDVPYPDDG, translated from the coding sequence ATGCGCGTGACGTTTCTCGGGACGAGCGGCGCGGTGCCGACGACCGAACGCAACCCCTCTGCGGTCATGGTTCGACGGGAAGGCGAGCGACTGCTCTTCGATTGCGGCGAGGGAACCCAGCGCCAGATGATGCACTTCGGGACGGGCTTCGACGTCGCTCACATTTTCGTCTCGCACATGCACGGCGATCACGTGCTGGGGATTCCCGGCTTGCTGCAGACGATGGACTTCAACGACCGCGAGGACCCGCTGGCGATTCACGCGCCACACGGGACCCGGTCACGATTAGAGGACCTCATCTCGGCCACCGGCGATCGGCCGTCCTATCCGCTGCGGATCACGCAGAACGGCCCCGGCGATGTGGTGCTCGACGCCGAGGGCTACGAGGTGCGGGCGGTCGAAACCGAACACCGGACGCAGTCGATCGGCTACGCGCTGGTCGAGGACGACCGGAAGGGTCGCTTCGACCGCGAGAAAGCCGAGCACGAACTCGGCATCTCACCCGGCCCGAAGTACTCGAAACTCCACGCGGGGGAAGCGGTCGAACACGACGGCCGAACCATCCAGCCCGAGGAGGTGGTCGGACCGCCCCGACCAGGGCGAACGGTCGTCTACACCGGCGACACCCGGCCAGTCGGGGCCGTCCTCGAGGCCAGCGAAGACGCCGACCTGTTGATCCACGACGCGACCTTCGGCGACGACCGGGCCGAGCGCGCCCAGCGGACCGGTCACTCGACTGCCCGGGAGGCGGGCTCCCTGGCGGCCGAAGCTGACGTCAAGCGCCTCGCGCTGACGCACATTTCGACGCGATACGCCGGGCAGGGCGACCGCCTCCAGCGGGAAGCTCGCGAGGCGTTCGGCGACGCCGCCTTCGTCGCAAGCGACGGCCAGGCAGTCGACGTGCCGTATCCGGACGACGGGTGA